Proteins from a single region of Halorubrum sp. 2020YC2:
- the cofC gene encoding 2-phospho-L-lactate guanylyltransferase has protein sequence MEVIVPFSTDRPKSRLSGVLSPDERREFARAMLDDVLEAVAAAGGEPRVLATDAVDVDRPVTVDDRPLTDAVNAALDARLGADSERGTAVEPVAVVMADLALATPAALGRLFDAGRDADVAVAPGRGGGTNAFVASHPEFRVDYHGASYLDHRDIAAEVGAAFAAVDSHRLGTDVDEPDDLAEVLVHGEGRAATWLREAGFALDASEGRVAVTRE, from the coding sequence ATGGAGGTCATCGTTCCCTTTTCGACTGACCGCCCGAAGTCGCGGCTCTCGGGCGTCCTCTCGCCCGACGAGCGACGCGAATTCGCGCGGGCGATGCTCGACGACGTGCTGGAGGCGGTCGCCGCCGCCGGCGGGGAGCCGCGGGTCCTCGCGACCGACGCGGTCGACGTCGACCGCCCGGTCACCGTCGACGACCGCCCGCTGACGGACGCCGTGAACGCGGCGCTGGACGCGCGGTTGGGAGCGGACAGCGAACGCGGAACAGCCGTTGAACCGGTCGCGGTGGTGATGGCGGACCTCGCGCTCGCCACCCCGGCGGCGCTCGGCCGACTCTTCGACGCGGGCCGTGACGCGGACGTCGCGGTGGCGCCGGGGCGGGGCGGCGGAACGAACGCGTTCGTCGCTTCCCATCCTGAGTTCCGGGTCGACTACCACGGCGCGTCGTACCTCGACCACCGCGATATCGCGGCCGAGGTCGGCGCGGCGTTCGCCGCGGTCGACTCCCACCGGCTCGGGACCGACGTCGACGAACCCGACGACCTCGCGGAGGTGCTGGTCCACGGCGAGGGGCGCGCGGCGACGTGGCTCCGCGAGGCCGGCTTCGCGCTCGACGCGTCCGAGGGGCGCGTCGCGGTCACCCGGGAGTGA